From a region of the bacterium genome:
- a CDS encoding transketolase: protein MSFDKEFLTEEDLAQLEKLGKLVRGDILKMTTLARSGHPGGSMSSCDIYLVVWKYARVNPSDPDWDDRDRIVVSHGHTSPGVYAVLGRLGFFDIDDAIAYFRLAGSPFEGHIEREIPGVEWTTGNLGQGLSAGVGFALAGRILNKDYHVFVLMSDAEQAKGQVAEARRIAKKYNLTNITVIIDYNDKQISGNAHDVMPVNIKANYEADGWKVFEVDGHNYQEIYQAIRKALNEKDYPVCIIAKTVMGKGVSFMENVEAYHGKPLTVEEYRKALNELGVEDNLEYYVEKRKSKQFPTFGRKLKYQVNFNSAEFKIYNPAEKVATRVAVGEQLTRIGKANLVNQRFTPFAVFDCDLAESLRFVEFSKHFPQYFFEFGVQEHSTATVAGALSTQGVIGVFGDFGVFGVDETYNQHRLNDINHTNLKLVISHIGIDVGEDGKTHHCIDYIGILRNLYNFKLIIPGDANQAQKALNYIMSEYGNFVIAVGRSNWPVIPDRNGLPFYGENYVFKYGVADIIRYGIHGTLIAYGPTLAMALEVFERLKSNGKELTVINISTPFCLDEDVLLREEIVKRPIFVYEDHNIRSGLGTILSDFYLSKGKCVNVFKFGLENYSVSGAAGDLYEVNNLSPSKVSERILDILKSLE from the coding sequence ATGTCCTTTGATAAGGAATTTTTAACAGAGGAGGATTTGGCTCAACTTGAAAAGCTGGGCAAGTTAGTTAGAGGCGACATTCTAAAAATGACAACCCTTGCACGGTCAGGGCATCCTGGTGGGTCTATGTCTTCCTGTGATATATATTTGGTAGTGTGGAAATATGCACGGGTAAATCCTAGTGATCCTGATTGGGATGATAGAGACAGAATTGTAGTCTCTCACGGTCACACATCCCCCGGAGTTTATGCGGTTCTGGGAAGGCTTGGATTTTTTGATATAGATGATGCCATAGCATACTTCAGACTTGCAGGTTCTCCTTTCGAAGGTCATATAGAAAGAGAAATTCCCGGTGTGGAATGGACGACTGGTAACCTGGGACAGGGGCTTTCTGCAGGGGTTGGATTTGCTCTCGCTGGAAGAATCCTCAATAAGGATTATCATGTTTTCGTTTTGATGAGTGATGCAGAGCAGGCTAAAGGTCAGGTGGCTGAAGCAAGGAGGATTGCAAAGAAATACAATTTAACCAATATCACCGTGATTATTGATTACAACGATAAACAAATTTCTGGAAATGCCCATGATGTGATGCCTGTAAACATAAAGGCGAATTATGAAGCGGATGGATGGAAGGTTTTTGAGGTAGATGGTCACAACTATCAGGAGATTTACCAAGCTATAAGAAAAGCGCTAAATGAGAAAGATTATCCTGTCTGTATTATTGCTAAAACTGTTATGGGCAAAGGCGTTTCTTTTATGGAAAATGTAGAGGCCTATCATGGCAAACCCCTGACAGTGGAAGAATACCGGAAGGCTTTAAACGAACTTGGAGTGGAAGACAATCTGGAATATTATGTGGAAAAGAGAAAATCAAAACAATTTCCCACCTTCGGGAGAAAGCTAAAATACCAAGTCAACTTCAATAGTGCAGAATTCAAAATTTATAACCCGGCTGAGAAGGTTGCAACAAGGGTAGCGGTAGGTGAACAGCTCACAAGGATTGGAAAAGCAAATCTGGTTAATCAAAGATTCACTCCTTTTGCGGTTTTTGATTGTGACTTAGCAGAATCATTAAGATTTGTCGAGTTTTCTAAACATTTTCCTCAATATTTCTTTGAATTTGGTGTTCAGGAGCATTCAACTGCAACAGTCGCAGGTGCTTTAAGTACTCAGGGTGTGATAGGTGTATTTGGAGATTTTGGGGTTTTTGGCGTTGATGAAACATACAATCAGCACAGGCTAAATGATATAAACCATACTAACCTCAAATTAGTTATTTCTCACATAGGCATTGATGTTGGAGAAGATGGTAAAACCCATCATTGTATTGACTACATTGGGATATTGCGAAACCTATATAACTTTAAACTCATTATCCCTGGAGATGCTAATCAGGCTCAAAAGGCTTTGAATTACATTATGAGCGAATATGGAAACTTTGTTATAGCGGTAGGACGTTCAAACTGGCCTGTAATTCCTGATAGAAATGGTTTGCCCTTTTATGGAGAAAATTATGTGTTTAAATACGGTGTCGCAGACATCATTAGGTATGGAATCCATGGAACCTTGATTGCTTATGGCCCTACTTTGGCGATGGCCCTCGAAGTTTTCGAGAGATTGAAAAGCAATGGAAAAGAGCTTACAGTTATCAATATTTCAACGCCTTTTTGCCTTGACGAGGATGTTCTTTTAAGGGAGGAAATAGTAAAAAGGCCCATTTTTGTTTATGAAGACCATAACATACGCAGTGGATTAGGAACAATACTCTCAGATTTTTATCTTTCTAAAGGGAAGTGTGTTAATGTTTTTAAGTTTGGCTTAGAAAATTATTCGGTTTCAGGAGCAGCAGGAGACCTTTACGAAGTAAACAATCTTTCACCTTCAAAGGTTTCAGAGAGAATTCTTGACATTTTAAAAAGTTTGGAATAA
- the raiA gene encoding ribosome-associated translation inhibitor RaiA encodes MNIVITAKNFEVTDALKEYIVKRLGVLDKFADYIISVELTMEEQRGRYSGTLVVKVKGQTLTVKSMEKDPYILIDEIKDRIKHQMVKYEEKLQDRRA; translated from the coding sequence ATGAACATTGTAATTACTGCTAAAAACTTTGAGGTGACAGATGCTCTGAAAGAATATATTGTAAAAAGGCTTGGTGTGCTGGATAAGTTTGCCGATTATATAATAAGTGTTGAACTCACCATGGAAGAACAAAGGGGTAGATATTCCGGAACCTTGGTCGTAAAGGTGAAAGGCCAGACTCTTACCGTGAAATCTATGGAGAAAGACCCTTATATTTTAATTGATGAAATTAAAGATCGTATAAAGCATCAGATGGTTAAGTATGAAGAAAAGCTTCAAGATAGAAGAGCCTGA
- the mutL gene encoding DNA mismatch repair endonuclease MutL → MIKKLPDEVIKKISAGEVVENPASCVRELIENSLDADAKHIKVSIWGGGIDVIEVEDDGIGMPPEEIPLAVQRFTTSKISSFEDLKHLKTLGFRGEALYAIAQVSNLTIVSSASDDVVSGWECIFDAGELTSSKPAPRKRGTTVVVKDLFFNLPVRRNFLLSKREEGKRVFEELISYALWHTEVYFEYYEDGSKKLDLPPGDFAQRIISVFGKEFIERAILFNYRDEYLSIEGFIEKPEMVDQKGHEQIILVNGRRVRGDQLRRVIYRSFEKPYGQPDFVIKIEIEPEFVDFNIHPQKREVKVAPYIRITEKLYKALTNSFRQYSKEIVDSIKVHIDSLSSARVSEQYGGTRQLEFGEAFQSLTLKNVPKEGQTDLLNIWQAHKSYIFVQTSNGIMIIDQHAAHERIIYEKLRKKDFSSQMLMFPILVELSAKEKKIFDMYKELFNSFGFDFRFLGSGSLVIDKVPAIFRSVKKEDIKDLIASLDESPSLPDRLENFLKTVACKSAIKFGDELSKEEMEKLVDELMASDTPFYCPHGRPTIYFISLDELASKFER, encoded by the coding sequence GTGATAAAGAAGCTCCCAGATGAAGTCATAAAAAAAATATCGGCTGGGGAAGTTGTAGAGAACCCTGCTTCCTGTGTGAGGGAGCTTATTGAGAATAGTCTTGATGCTGATGCTAAGCATATTAAAGTGAGTATTTGGGGAGGTGGAATTGATGTTATCGAGGTCGAGGATGATGGAATTGGAATGCCTCCTGAGGAGATTCCTTTGGCAGTTCAGCGTTTTACAACCAGTAAGATATCATCTTTTGAAGACCTTAAACATCTTAAAACATTAGGATTTAGGGGCGAAGCCTTGTATGCTATTGCACAGGTTTCCAATCTCACCATAGTATCCTCTGCCAGTGACGATGTTGTATCAGGTTGGGAGTGCATTTTTGATGCGGGAGAGCTTACTTCTTCAAAACCTGCACCAAGGAAAAGAGGAACGACGGTTGTTGTTAAAGATTTGTTTTTTAATTTACCCGTAAGGAGAAATTTTTTGCTCTCTAAAAGGGAAGAAGGAAAGCGTGTTTTTGAGGAATTGATTTCATACGCTTTGTGGCATACCGAAGTTTACTTTGAATATTATGAGGATGGTTCTAAAAAACTGGATTTGCCACCGGGCGATTTTGCACAAAGAATAATTTCGGTTTTTGGGAAGGAATTCATTGAAAGGGCAATTTTATTTAATTATAGAGATGAGTATCTGTCCATAGAGGGATTTATTGAAAAGCCAGAGATGGTTGATCAGAAAGGACATGAGCAGATTATACTGGTAAATGGTAGGAGGGTAAGAGGGGATCAGTTGAGAAGAGTTATATATAGGTCATTCGAAAAACCTTATGGGCAACCGGATTTTGTCATCAAAATTGAGATTGAACCTGAGTTTGTAGATTTCAATATCCATCCCCAGAAAAGAGAAGTTAAAGTGGCACCGTATATTCGAATAACAGAAAAACTTTATAAGGCTTTAACTAATAGTTTCAGACAATACTCAAAAGAGATTGTTGATTCCATTAAAGTTCATATAGATTCATTGTCTTCTGCCAGAGTATCTGAACAGTATGGCGGCACAAGACAGCTTGAATTTGGTGAGGCGTTTCAATCCTTAACTTTAAAGAATGTACCTAAGGAAGGTCAAACGGATTTGCTGAATATCTGGCAAGCTCATAAATCTTATATTTTTGTGCAAACCAGTAACGGAATTATGATTATTGATCAGCATGCAGCACACGAGAGAATTATTTATGAGAAACTAAGAAAGAAAGATTTTTCGAGTCAAATGCTGATGTTTCCAATACTTGTAGAACTTTCTGCGAAGGAAAAGAAAATTTTTGATATGTATAAGGAACTTTTTAATTCTTTTGGATTTGACTTCAGATTTTTAGGTTCAGGTTCCCTTGTAATCGATAAAGTTCCTGCCATTTTTAGGAGTGTGAAGAAGGAAGACATCAAAGATTTAATTGCATCTCTCGACGAATCTCCAAGCTTACCAGATAGACTCGAAAATTTTCTTAAAACTGTTGCTTGCAAATCCGCCATAAAATTTGGCGACGAGCTGTCAAAGGAGGAAATGGAAAAGTTGGTGGATGAATTGATGGCTTCAGATACCCCGTTTTATTGCCCGCACGGAAGGCCGACCATATACTTTATTTCCCTTGATGAATTGGCATCGAAATTCGAGAGGTGA
- a CDS encoding nucleoside kinase, which yields MRKKVWDMVNKISYPYTACIIDNQLVGLGMEFPESSNIKLLSVVEGEGRRTYERTLTFLSDYLLSKAGYKNSLKMEHSLGEALYGEARGVDPDLAIKIIEEGLYELSKKEIPIEMVDLTKQEAIRYLREENHYSQLRLVEYMAKNIFTFYKIDDYMAYMAGPLVPHTGFVKVFKLQRYNHGFLIFLPDHNDPTKLASPVKRDKLFETFQESKSWAEILGIEDVGQLNEAIHNGKISDLIKIQEGLHEKKIAQIADLITKKKNEIKIVLIAGPSSSGKTTFSKRLKIQLIVNGLVPKTISLDDYFVDREFTPLDENGEPDYESFYALDYKLFREHVKRLIAGEKVQIPKFSFLKGRRDGIREEMTLGENEIIIVEGIHGLNPELTEGIAEENKFKVYVSSLTQLNLDRLNRIPTRDARIIRRIVRDYKYRNHSASETISMWPKVARGEDLYIFPYQEEADIMFNSALTYELAVLKNYAEPLLRSVKCEDESYSEALRLLNFLFHFMGVMPFEIPPTSIIREFIGGSSFEY from the coding sequence ATGAGAAAAAAAGTCTGGGACATGGTAAACAAGATTTCTTATCCATATACTGCGTGTATAATTGATAATCAGCTTGTAGGACTTGGGATGGAGTTTCCTGAAAGTTCCAACATAAAACTACTCAGTGTTGTTGAAGGGGAGGGGAGAAGGACATATGAGCGAACTTTAACTTTTTTGAGCGATTATCTTCTTTCAAAGGCAGGTTATAAGAATTCACTTAAGATGGAGCATTCTCTCGGAGAGGCTCTTTATGGGGAAGCAAGGGGAGTAGATCCTGATTTAGCGATTAAGATAATTGAAGAGGGATTATATGAATTATCTAAAAAGGAAATTCCCATAGAAATGGTTGATCTTACTAAACAAGAAGCTATCAGATACCTGCGTGAGGAAAATCATTATTCTCAACTGAGACTTGTTGAATACATGGCTAAAAATATTTTTACTTTTTATAAGATTGATGATTATATGGCTTATATGGCAGGCCCATTGGTTCCACATACAGGATTCGTTAAGGTTTTTAAACTGCAACGTTATAACCATGGATTTTTAATATTTCTTCCAGATCATAATGACCCGACGAAGCTTGCAAGCCCTGTAAAAAGGGACAAGTTATTTGAAACTTTTCAGGAGTCTAAGTCTTGGGCAGAAATTCTCGGAATAGAGGACGTGGGACAACTTAATGAAGCTATTCACAATGGCAAAATTTCAGATCTTATCAAAATCCAGGAAGGTCTTCATGAGAAAAAAATAGCCCAAATTGCTGATTTAATAACTAAGAAAAAAAATGAGATTAAAATCGTTTTGATAGCCGGTCCCTCTTCCTCCGGTAAAACTACTTTCTCAAAAAGGCTTAAAATACAACTAATTGTCAACGGATTAGTGCCCAAAACAATTTCGCTTGATGACTATTTCGTCGATAGGGAATTTACCCCTCTTGATGAAAATGGTGAACCCGATTATGAAAGTTTTTATGCTCTGGACTATAAACTTTTCCGCGAACATGTAAAAAGACTTATTGCGGGTGAGAAAGTTCAGATCCCAAAGTTCAGTTTTTTGAAAGGGCGGAGGGACGGAATTAGAGAAGAAATGACACTGGGAGAGAACGAAATAATAATAGTAGAGGGAATTCATGGATTAAATCCGGAACTTACCGAAGGCATTGCAGAGGAAAACAAATTTAAAGTTTATGTATCCAGCTTAACTCAGCTTAACTTGGATAGGCTTAATCGTATTCCAACAAGGGACGCGAGGATTATCAGAAGAATCGTAAGGGATTATAAATACAGGAATCATTCCGCATCAGAAACTATTTCTATGTGGCCAAAAGTTGCAAGGGGCGAAGATTTGTATATTTTCCCTTATCAGGAGGAGGCAGATATAATGTTTAATAGCGCTCTTACCTATGAGCTTGCTGTTTTGAAAAATTACGCCGAACCGCTCCTACGCTCGGTAAAATGTGAAGATGAGAGCTACAGTGAGGCTTTAAGACTTTTAAACTTTCTCTTTCATTTTATGGGGGTAATGCCCTTTGAAATTCCCCCAACATCTATAATTCGTGAATTTATAGGCGGTAGTTCCTTTGAATATTAA
- a CDS encoding TIGR04076 family protein, which translates to MTKHKVKLKVVEIQGSGKCPLGHKVGDEFVYQGWPIATLCPAAYSILYPIIRVLSYGGKVGDGENEHKIRLCCYDPANPTVFELERLDEEYTY; encoded by the coding sequence ATGACAAAACACAAAGTAAAGTTGAAAGTTGTGGAGATACAGGGAAGTGGTAAATGCCCATTGGGTCATAAAGTAGGTGATGAATTTGTGTATCAAGGATGGCCCATCGCAACTCTGTGCCCTGCAGCCTATAGTATACTTTATCCAATTATCAGAGTCCTTTCTTATGGAGGAAAAGTGGGTGATGGAGAAAACGAGCATAAAATAAGACTTTGTTGTTATGATCCTGCTAATCCAACGGTTTTTGAGCTTGAAAGGCTCGATGAGGAATACACATATTAG